The following are encoded together in the Variovorax sp. PBS-H4 genome:
- a CDS encoding Bug family tripartite tricarboxylate transporter substrate binding protein codes for MNLRQGAKIAMAAALALTLQTGFAQAWPSRPVQLVVPYPPGGVLDNFARPMAEALSKELGQPVVIDNRAGANGIIGTTRCAKAPADGYTLCISNGDIMSLNPQLYSKLSYNPKADLVPVVRMANMVAAIVVSSSIGAKNLTELAALDKANPGKVNWGTFGTGSTSHVFLTEYNRVFGTHLTHVPYNGSAPLMQALLAGDVQSAMLAHVAVAQYLESGKLRAIAVMGEKRSDFFPGIPTISEQKFDFSGENWIGMTAPAGTPSAVLERVNAAVNKILADAAFRKRSLEALGLEPVGGSRDSFAQYLVREQALWSELISHSKIKLD; via the coding sequence ATGAACTTGAGACAAGGCGCAAAAATCGCCATGGCTGCGGCCCTCGCTTTGACCCTCCAGACCGGGTTCGCCCAGGCATGGCCATCGCGGCCGGTGCAGCTGGTCGTTCCCTACCCGCCGGGCGGCGTGCTGGACAACTTCGCTCGCCCCATGGCCGAGGCTCTGAGCAAGGAGCTCGGGCAGCCGGTCGTGATCGATAACAGGGCCGGCGCGAACGGGATCATCGGGACGACGCGGTGTGCCAAGGCTCCGGCCGACGGCTACACGCTTTGCATCAGCAATGGCGACATCATGTCGCTCAATCCACAGCTGTATTCGAAGCTTTCATACAACCCGAAGGCCGATCTCGTTCCCGTGGTCCGCATGGCGAACATGGTGGCGGCGATCGTCGTCTCCTCCAGCATCGGTGCGAAGAACCTCACCGAACTCGCCGCCTTGGACAAGGCGAATCCGGGCAAGGTCAACTGGGGTACTTTCGGCACGGGCAGTACCTCGCACGTTTTCCTTACCGAGTACAACCGTGTGTTCGGAACACATCTGACGCACGTGCCGTACAACGGGTCGGCGCCCTTGATGCAGGCCCTGTTGGCGGGGGACGTGCAGTCCGCGATGTTGGCACACGTCGCCGTGGCGCAATACCTCGAATCCGGCAAGCTGCGGGCCATCGCCGTGATGGGCGAAAAGCGCTCCGACTTCTTCCCTGGCATCCCGACCATCAGCGAACAGAAGTTTGACTTTTCCGGCGAGAACTGGATCGGCATGACCGCCCCGGCAGGCACACCGTCCGCGGTCTTGGAGCGCGTCAATGCCGCCGTTAACAAAATCCTGGCCGACGCCGCATTTCGCAAGCGCAGTCTAGAGGCGTTGGGGCTCGAACCCGTGGGGGGCTCGAGGGATTCCTTCGCGCAATATCTGGTGCGCGAGCAGGCGCTATGGTCCGAGTT
- a CDS encoding LysR substrate-binding domain-containing protein yields the protein MVDSTPPRQQGGPRRSVHFDLADLRLMVRIADTNSLTRAAEQVHTSLPAASNRVKQLEQSVGTRLMNRTSKGLTLTSAGQTMIKHSRLILEQIEQLRGEMLDIAEGVDGRLRIMASTTAVSEFLPSVIERFLAGRPRTSIDLRERLSSDIVRAVADGVVDVGVILENVGTSGLEIYPYRTDHMVLAVPSGHPLADRQAVSFAETLDFDHVGLSQSSTLHAFLQQQAEMLRRHISLRAQVGNFEALCRMVQARIGVGVLTHLPAVRHAKSMNIRIVDLEDEWSIRPQYICIRNSDEMPPFVRDFVEMLRADARDSQSHPADT from the coding sequence ATGGTAGACAGCACTCCGCCACGGCAGCAGGGCGGGCCCAGGCGCTCGGTCCACTTCGATCTCGCCGACCTCCGCTTGATGGTGCGCATCGCTGACACGAACAGTCTCACGCGTGCGGCCGAACAGGTCCACACCTCCCTTCCGGCTGCAAGCAATCGGGTCAAGCAGCTGGAGCAATCGGTCGGCACGCGGCTGATGAACCGCACCAGCAAGGGTTTGACACTGACGAGCGCCGGCCAGACGATGATCAAACACTCGCGGCTGATCCTGGAGCAGATCGAGCAGCTGCGCGGTGAGATGCTCGATATCGCCGAGGGCGTCGACGGGCGCTTGCGCATCATGGCCAGCACAACGGCCGTCAGCGAGTTTCTGCCTTCGGTGATCGAACGGTTTCTTGCAGGCCGGCCTCGAACCAGCATTGACCTGCGCGAGCGCCTGTCGAGCGACATCGTCCGCGCCGTTGCGGATGGCGTTGTGGATGTCGGAGTGATCCTTGAAAACGTCGGCACGTCGGGGTTGGAGATCTATCCCTACCGCACCGACCATATGGTGCTTGCCGTCCCTTCAGGACACCCACTGGCCGACAGGCAGGCTGTTTCGTTTGCAGAGACGCTGGACTTCGATCACGTCGGGCTCTCCCAGTCAAGCACCCTGCATGCGTTCTTGCAGCAGCAGGCCGAGATGCTCCGGCGACACATCAGTCTTCGCGCCCAGGTCGGGAATTTCGAGGCCCTGTGCCGGATGGTTCAGGCGCGAATCGGCGTGGGTGTGCTCACCCATCTGCCGGCCGTGCGCCATGCAAAGTCCATGAACATCCGCATCGTCGACCTGGAGGACGAGTGGTCCATTCGGCCTCAGTACATCTGCATCCGAAATTCGGATGAAATGCCGCCCTTCGTGCGCGACTTCGTCGAGATGTTGCGCGCAGACGCACGCGATAGCCAATCCCATCCGGCTGACACATAG
- a CDS encoding polysaccharide deacetylase family protein → MHFTPGSRESHVPVSPLGRLKIAITIDDMLLLRGVPMAPGHSVPSNIRAMISALKAHRVAGVYQFSNTAPLEDDESLLKVFDLWVESGHHVANHTHNHPPLNWLDADAYARDIEEAEKYLGRYINQAPRRCFRFCMDLWGDTACKCDAILDRLEGMGYTPIPVSIGFHDIRWNAAYCRVLKRGSPEDAAQIRRAYVESAMHELRTHAANARAVFGRDPIHIWLIHGTSIAADCLEQILDAFRAAAVDFVSLDEAMGDRMNAEIPPRVSPEFIFQVEKWALALGVPVTDRMPSILDDIEKLYPAPGEMQAEITSRMREHIASATGAEIRPIPLYPDHQR, encoded by the coding sequence ATGCATTTCACCCCCGGCAGCCGCGAGTCTCACGTGCCCGTTTCACCTCTGGGAAGACTGAAGATCGCCATCACGATCGACGACATGCTGCTGCTCCGAGGAGTCCCGATGGCTCCCGGGCACAGTGTGCCATCAAACATTCGAGCAATGATCTCTGCCCTGAAGGCGCATCGCGTGGCCGGGGTGTACCAATTCTCCAATACTGCGCCCCTGGAAGACGACGAGAGCTTGCTCAAGGTCTTCGACCTGTGGGTCGAGAGCGGCCACCATGTGGCCAACCATACGCACAACCATCCACCGCTCAACTGGTTGGACGCAGATGCCTACGCGCGCGACATCGAGGAGGCAGAGAAGTACCTGGGCCGCTACATCAACCAGGCGCCGCGACGCTGCTTCCGATTTTGCATGGACCTTTGGGGTGACACGGCCTGCAAATGCGATGCGATCCTGGACAGGCTCGAGGGCATGGGCTACACGCCGATCCCGGTGAGCATCGGATTTCACGATATCCGTTGGAACGCGGCGTACTGTCGGGTTCTGAAGCGCGGTTCACCTGAAGACGCAGCCCAAATACGTCGCGCCTATGTCGAAAGTGCGATGCACGAGTTGCGGACTCATGCGGCGAACGCGAGAGCGGTCTTCGGTCGCGACCCGATCCACATCTGGCTGATCCATGGCACTTCGATCGCCGCCGACTGCTTGGAGCAGATTCTGGATGCCTTCCGGGCAGCAGCGGTCGACTTCGTTTCACTGGACGAGGCCATGGGCGACCGCATGAACGCCGAGATTCCCCCGCGTGTGAGCCCCGAATTCATCTTCCAGGTTGAAAAGTGGGCGCTGGCGCTGGGTGTTCCGGTCACTGACCGAATGCCGTCGATCCTCGACGACATCGAGAAGCTGTATCCCGCCCCCGGCGAAATGCAGGCCGAGATCACCTCGCGAATGCGCGAGCACATTGCATCCGCCACGGGTGCCGAGATCCGGCCCATCCCTCTTTATCCCGACCATCAGCGCTGA
- a CDS encoding enoyl-CoA hydratase, translating into MQSTSFDPNTYDGVRYEHLTQDIVNIAMSRPAVRNAQNMEMTYALNAAFDRAAQDDKVKVIILSGDGDHFSAGHDMGGDHHRTWRDFRTVGTWAAFDGPGVEGLYGREKEIYLEMCERWRNLAKPTIAAVQGSCVAGGLMLAWCCDMIVAAEDARFRDPTLEFGVAGVEFFMHPWELGTRKAKEWLMTGDWLSAQDAKQCGMVNQIFAAEALMESALNLARKIANKGSFVLKAVKESVNHAQDVGARRNAMMHAFGLHQLSHHHNKQQFGLLVDPAGIHPALREKIRVRFNLTGPLGTGKPTTS; encoded by the coding sequence ATGCAGTCAACATCTTTCGATCCCAACACATACGACGGCGTGCGCTACGAGCACCTCACGCAGGACATCGTGAACATCGCGATGTCGCGACCTGCCGTGCGCAACGCACAGAACATGGAGATGACCTATGCGCTGAATGCAGCGTTCGACCGCGCTGCGCAGGACGACAAGGTCAAGGTCATCATCCTCTCGGGGGACGGCGATCATTTTTCGGCCGGGCATGACATGGGTGGCGACCATCACAGAACCTGGCGCGACTTCCGCACGGTCGGTACCTGGGCCGCTTTCGATGGGCCCGGCGTCGAAGGTCTCTATGGACGGGAAAAGGAGATCTACCTCGAGATGTGTGAACGGTGGAGGAACCTGGCCAAGCCGACGATTGCAGCGGTGCAGGGTTCTTGCGTAGCAGGGGGACTCATGCTTGCCTGGTGCTGCGACATGATCGTGGCCGCTGAAGATGCCCGTTTTCGCGATCCCACGCTCGAGTTCGGCGTGGCAGGCGTCGAGTTCTTCATGCATCCCTGGGAGCTGGGTACACGCAAGGCCAAGGAATGGCTGATGACCGGGGATTGGCTGAGCGCTCAGGATGCGAAGCAGTGCGGCATGGTCAACCAGATCTTCGCCGCAGAGGCCTTGATGGAAAGCGCGCTGAACCTGGCCAGGAAGATTGCCAACAAGGGGAGCTTCGTGCTCAAGGCAGTCAAGGAGTCCGTGAACCACGCGCAAGATGTCGGCGCGCGTCGCAACGCCATGATGCATGCCTTTGGCCTGCACCAGCTTTCGCACCATCACAACAAGCAACAGTTTGGATTGCTGGTTGACCCTGCAGGAATCCATCCAGCGCTCCGAGAGAAGATCCGCGTCCGGTTCAATTTGACGGGGCCGCTTGGCACCGGGAAGCCAACAACCTCGTGA
- a CDS encoding XRE family transcriptional regulator yields MPTQAYVNPTLLRWARERAGLDLEDTAQAAGVKVQQLAAWEDAESRPTFRQAQKLAHAVHAPFGYLFLHEPPNEALPLPDLRTVGGAAVPRPSVDLLETVRIALRRQEWYLEYQRDHGLEPLPFVGRFGVHSNVVDVAADMRQVLDLEAEQGQRTWEAYFRDIVDAAERVGVLVMRSGIVGNNTRRKLDVGEFRGFAISNPLAPVVFINSADAPSARLFTLLHELAHIWLGSSGVSNLAPGNSRREETFCNAVAGEFLAPRELFVPLWESAAPEMAQRLAELARRFHVSRLVVMRRALDLGLVDHATYTERYLAELAAFRMLEGGGGNFYRNAGAKNSLRFAQAVVTEALSGRMLLREAGRLLGVQPSKIREFAEQVGV; encoded by the coding sequence ATGCCCACCCAAGCCTACGTCAATCCAACGCTGCTGCGCTGGGCGCGCGAACGTGCAGGCCTCGACTTGGAGGATACGGCACAAGCGGCGGGCGTCAAAGTGCAGCAGTTGGCTGCGTGGGAGGACGCTGAGAGCCGCCCAACTTTCAGGCAGGCGCAAAAGCTCGCTCATGCGGTGCATGCTCCGTTTGGATATCTGTTCCTGCACGAGCCGCCCAACGAAGCACTCCCGTTGCCAGACTTGCGAACTGTCGGCGGCGCAGCAGTTCCTCGGCCGAGCGTGGACCTCCTCGAAACCGTCCGCATTGCCTTGCGACGTCAGGAGTGGTACCTCGAGTACCAGCGAGACCATGGGCTCGAGCCCCTGCCGTTTGTGGGTCGCTTTGGCGTTCATTCGAACGTCGTCGACGTGGCGGCCGATATGCGCCAAGTGCTGGACCTCGAAGCAGAACAAGGACAGCGCACCTGGGAAGCGTATTTCCGCGACATCGTCGATGCCGCTGAACGCGTGGGCGTGCTGGTAATGCGCAGCGGTATCGTCGGTAACAACACTCGACGCAAACTAGACGTCGGCGAGTTCCGTGGTTTCGCCATCAGCAACCCGCTGGCGCCCGTCGTGTTCATTAACTCTGCAGACGCGCCGTCGGCCCGTCTTTTTACCCTGCTGCACGAATTGGCTCACATCTGGCTCGGCAGTAGCGGCGTCTCGAACTTGGCCCCCGGCAACTCTCGTCGAGAGGAGACGTTCTGCAATGCGGTCGCAGGCGAATTTCTGGCGCCGCGTGAACTGTTCGTGCCACTTTGGGAGTCGGCAGCTCCCGAGATGGCCCAACGGCTTGCAGAACTGGCTCGGCGATTCCATGTGAGTCGACTCGTGGTCATGCGAAGGGCGCTGGATTTAGGCTTGGTCGACCATGCGACGTACACGGAGCGCTATCTTGCGGAACTGGCCGCCTTTCGCATGTTAGAAGGCGGCGGCGGAAATTTTTACCGCAATGCCGGGGCAAAGAACAGCCTCCGATTCGCGCAGGCCGTCGTCACCGAGGCCCTGAGCGGTCGAATGTTGCTGCGCGAGGCGGGCCGCCTCTTAGGAGTGCAGCCGAGCAAGATTCGTGAGTTTGCGGAGCAAGTTGGCGTATGA
- a CDS encoding DUF4411 family protein, giving the protein MSYLLDANTLIEAKNRYYQMHICPGYWTWLTRGKEAGTLASVESVGAELRRGTDDLAEWAVAHADLFMPESDEATQIAFAEVASHVAAQALAMRAGALDEFLSGADPWLIAKARVTGTTVVTHEQLNLDIRRKFLIPNVCQHFGVEFINTFDMLGRLSARFVLAE; this is encoded by the coding sequence ATGAGTTATCTCCTAGATGCGAACACCCTCATCGAAGCGAAAAACCGCTACTACCAGATGCACATTTGCCCCGGTTACTGGACTTGGCTGACGCGCGGGAAGGAAGCCGGCACGCTTGCGAGCGTGGAGAGTGTCGGGGCGGAGCTGCGGCGCGGCACTGACGACCTCGCCGAATGGGCCGTCGCTCATGCGGATTTGTTCATGCCCGAGTCGGATGAAGCTACGCAGATTGCGTTTGCAGAAGTCGCAAGTCACGTAGCGGCTCAAGCTCTTGCGATGAGGGCCGGCGCTTTGGACGAATTCCTCAGCGGGGCCGACCCTTGGCTGATAGCAAAGGCACGCGTGACCGGCACCACCGTCGTCACGCACGAACAATTGAATCTAGACATACGTCGCAAGTTTCTGATTCCCAATGTCTGCCAGCACTTTGGGGTCGAGTTCATCAACACCTTCGACATGCTGGGCAGGCTTTCCGCAAGGTTTGTGCTCGCTGAGTAG
- a CDS encoding SDR family oxidoreductase has product MLVTGASGGIGRAVCTRLAQSGHELVLAARDEGRLLALREELRSIRPGRYEAIPVDMGDDAGIPAFGERLADRGLLLDGVVMMPPQMPPTNDWVPPNDTWRTLFQRSFICPLGLLKAAIIAMDADPARGRRAKVVIISAITSVQALGHYATSNVLRCAWLAEAKTLAFALGERGIHVDTLSLGATLTPDYSASLQRRADQAGISFAQRLADETSNIPLGKYGQPEEVAVVVEQLLGAFSDHMTGANLLHDGGFTRAY; this is encoded by the coding sequence ATTCTCGTCACCGGCGCGAGCGGCGGTATTGGACGCGCCGTTTGCACCCGGCTGGCGCAATCGGGGCATGAGCTGGTCCTTGCAGCACGCGATGAAGGCAGGCTGCTTGCGCTGCGCGAGGAGCTGCGATCGATTCGACCGGGCCGCTACGAAGCGATCCCGGTCGACATGGGTGACGACGCTGGGATTCCCGCCTTCGGCGAACGGCTCGCCGATAGGGGCTTATTGCTCGACGGCGTCGTGATGATGCCACCGCAGATGCCTCCCACAAACGACTGGGTACCGCCCAACGACACTTGGCGAACGCTGTTCCAGCGTAGCTTCATCTGCCCGTTGGGGCTGCTTAAGGCCGCGATCATTGCGATGGACGCCGACCCGGCTCGGGGCAGACGCGCCAAGGTGGTGATCATCTCGGCAATCACGTCGGTACAGGCGCTCGGCCACTACGCGACGAGCAATGTGCTGCGCTGCGCTTGGCTGGCCGAGGCGAAGACACTGGCGTTTGCGCTGGGCGAGCGCGGGATCCACGTCGACACCTTGTCGCTCGGCGCCACGCTGACGCCCGACTATTCGGCGTCGCTGCAACGGCGCGCCGACCAGGCAGGCATCAGTTTCGCTCAGCGGCTGGCCGACGAGACCTCGAACATTCCTTTGGGCAAGTATGGTCAGCCTGAAGAAGTGGCCGTCGTCGTCGAGCAACTGCTAGGCGCATTCTCGGATCACATGACCGGCGCGAACCTGCTGCACGACGGCGGATTTACGCGCGCGTACTGA
- a CDS encoding nuclear transport factor 2 family protein → MNKRRVLMLGMAAVTTMFGRTAGAQSKKVQGAGTEAALREAITQFEKAWNRHDVNAWLALMADDVWFTQTQDYYERMKGKQAVKTTFEYDVKNTDLKWDVKRVRMMPDGTASVELRQVGLIPPKTDGKYKREDVSDPSFSRWRFEGGRWRLFFFTSHKGWALAEMKKDGLE, encoded by the coding sequence ATGAATAAGCGACGAGTTCTCATGTTGGGCATGGCAGCCGTGACGACGATGTTCGGGCGTACCGCGGGGGCGCAATCGAAGAAGGTCCAGGGGGCCGGCACCGAAGCGGCCTTGCGAGAAGCCATCACCCAGTTCGAGAAAGCCTGGAACCGGCACGACGTGAATGCCTGGCTGGCGTTGATGGCCGACGACGTCTGGTTCACGCAAACACAGGACTACTACGAGCGCATGAAGGGCAAGCAGGCGGTAAAAACCACCTTCGAGTACGACGTGAAGAACACCGACCTGAAATGGGATGTCAAGCGCGTGCGGATGATGCCAGACGGAACTGCCAGTGTGGAATTGCGGCAGGTCGGACTGATCCCGCCCAAGACCGACGGCAAGTACAAGCGCGAGGACGTGAGCGATCCCAGCTTCAGCCGCTGGCGCTTCGAGGGCGGCAGGTGGCGGCTGTTCTTCTTCACCTCGCACAAGGGTTGGGCTCTGGCTGAGATGAAGAAGGATGGGCTGGAATAG
- a CDS encoding helix-turn-helix domain-containing protein, which yields MPSPTSSAKQPDLSAREVLAVNLIRSRTQKGWSQETLALEAGLHRTFVAHVERQARNISLDNLERLAFALQLKPYQLLKP from the coding sequence GTGCCCAGCCCAACCAGCTCTGCCAAGCAACCCGACCTTTCGGCAAGAGAGGTGCTTGCCGTCAATCTCATTCGATCGCGGACGCAGAAGGGATGGTCGCAGGAGACCCTTGCTCTGGAGGCTGGCCTACACAGGACGTTCGTGGCCCATGTGGAACGACAAGCTCGCAACATCTCGCTCGACAACCTTGAGCGCTTGGCCTTTGCGCTGCAACTGAAGCCGTATCAGCTTTTGAAGCCCTGA
- a CDS encoding hybrid sensor histidine kinase/response regulator, with protein sequence MTPEPVISITIDRSLHTVLVVDDNPATRYATERVIRAAGFATLQAGTGTEALRLARQQVSAVVLDVHLPDLDGFQVCRELRALPATSTLPVVHLSATFVRAEDKVAGLNAGADAYLIHPVEPPILVATLQALIRARMAEEKQRSSEARFREIYDQAPIGLALITPDGTFADVNPAMVNMLGETREALIGQPVFALVPEDWTERMQEQFAGTSQRAASWHGEIPLKRRDGSWIRLEWKMSAFDEAGLRVAIGVDVSERFELENRRREVLEREQAARAAAERLSRTKDDFVAVLSHELRNPLNAIGGWVHLLRRSNRTPDQMERGLDAIDRSVKAQARLVADILDVSRISSGKLRLHREWVEPRSHVASAIEALSEPAAAKRVTIEFDKARADPPAYIDATRFQQIVWNLLSNAIKFSDDGGRVRIEMGRQDDQLLLSVQDFGRGIASDFLPHLFDRFSQSDSPDNRRHGGLGLGLSIVKNLVELHGGTISADSAGEERGTTLHVSIRALPNGDVPIVQLEEADAQHADERAAHSLANVNVLVVEDNADASEILTVVLAEAGAAVRLACDYESALQLLGEQWPDVLVSDIGMPGRDGYDLIREVRHLESTDGRPKVFAVAHTAFTRPQDHDKANEAGFDAHLGKPLQPHALLALLGEALATQRLRG encoded by the coding sequence ATGACGCCCGAGCCGGTCATCAGCATCACGATCGACCGTTCCCTGCACACGGTGCTGGTGGTGGACGACAACCCGGCCACGCGCTATGCCACCGAGCGCGTCATTCGCGCTGCCGGCTTCGCCACCCTGCAGGCCGGCACCGGCACCGAGGCGCTGCGCCTGGCGAGGCAGCAGGTCTCGGCCGTGGTGCTCGACGTGCATCTGCCGGACCTGGACGGGTTCCAGGTCTGCCGCGAGCTGCGGGCGCTGCCGGCCACCTCCACCTTGCCGGTGGTCCATCTTTCGGCCACCTTCGTACGCGCCGAGGACAAGGTCGCCGGCCTCAACGCCGGTGCCGACGCCTATCTGATCCATCCGGTCGAGCCGCCCATCCTGGTCGCGACCTTGCAGGCGCTGATCCGCGCGCGCATGGCCGAGGAGAAGCAGCGCAGCAGCGAGGCGCGCTTCAGGGAGATCTACGACCAGGCCCCGATCGGCCTCGCGCTGATCACGCCCGACGGAACCTTCGCCGACGTCAATCCGGCGATGGTGAACATGCTGGGCGAAACACGCGAAGCGCTGATCGGCCAGCCCGTCTTCGCCCTGGTGCCGGAGGATTGGACCGAGCGGATGCAGGAGCAGTTCGCCGGCACGTCGCAGCGCGCCGCTTCGTGGCACGGCGAGATTCCGCTCAAGCGGCGCGACGGCTCCTGGATCCGACTGGAATGGAAGATGTCGGCCTTCGACGAGGCGGGCCTGCGCGTTGCCATCGGTGTCGACGTGTCGGAACGCTTCGAGCTGGAGAACCGCCGGCGCGAGGTGCTCGAGCGCGAGCAGGCGGCGCGCGCCGCGGCCGAGCGCCTGAGCCGCACCAAGGACGACTTCGTCGCCGTGCTGTCGCACGAGCTGCGCAATCCGCTCAATGCCATCGGCGGATGGGTGCACCTGCTGAGGCGCAGCAACCGCACGCCCGATCAGATGGAGAGAGGGCTCGACGCCATCGACCGCAGCGTCAAGGCCCAGGCGCGCTTGGTCGCCGACATCCTCGACGTCTCGCGCATCAGCTCGGGCAAGCTGCGCCTGCATCGCGAATGGGTCGAGCCGCGTTCGCACGTGGCCTCCGCCATCGAGGCGCTGTCCGAGCCCGCGGCGGCCAAGCGCGTGACGATCGAATTCGACAAGGCCCGCGCCGATCCGCCCGCCTACATCGATGCCACGCGCTTTCAGCAGATCGTGTGGAACCTGTTGTCGAACGCGATCAAGTTCTCGGACGACGGCGGGCGCGTTCGCATCGAGATGGGCAGGCAGGACGACCAGCTTTTGCTCTCGGTGCAGGACTTCGGGCGGGGCATCGCCAGCGACTTCCTGCCGCACCTGTTCGACCGGTTCTCGCAGAGCGACTCTCCGGACAACCGCCGGCATGGCGGCCTGGGGCTGGGGCTGTCCATCGTCAAGAATCTGGTCGAGTTGCATGGCGGCACCATCTCGGCAGACAGCGCCGGCGAAGAGCGGGGCACCACCCTGCACGTGTCGATCCGTGCATTGCCCAACGGCGACGTGCCGATCGTCCAGCTGGAAGAAGCCGATGCACAGCACGCGGACGAGCGCGCCGCGCACAGCCTGGCGAATGTCAACGTGCTGGTGGTGGAGGACAACGCCGATGCCAGCGAGATCCTGACCGTGGTCCTGGCCGAAGCCGGCGCCGCGGTGCGCCTCGCCTGCGACTACGAGAGCGCCCTGCAGCTCCTCGGCGAACAATGGCCGGACGTGCTGGTGAGCGACATCGGCATGCCCGGACGCGATGGCTACGACCTGATCCGCGAGGTGCGGCACCTGGAGAGCACCGATGGCCGGCCGAAGGTCTTTGCCGTGGCGCACACGGCCTTTACCAGGCCGCAGGACCATGACAAGGCGAACGAAGCAGGCTTCGACGCTCACTTGGGAAAGCCACTGCAGCCGCACGCTTTGCTCGCCCTGCTCGGCGAGGCCTTGGCGACCCAGCGCTTGCGAGGCTAG